In Phocoena phocoena chromosome 19, mPhoPho1.1, whole genome shotgun sequence, a genomic segment contains:
- the NAA38 gene encoding N-alpha-acetyltransferase 38, NatC auxiliary subunit isoform X3, which translates to MAAAGPAMLLREENGCCSRRQSSSSAGDSDGEREDSPATRARQQLEALLNKTMRIRMTDGRTLVGCFLCTDRDCNVILGSAQEFLKPSDSFSAGEPRVLGLAMVPGHHIVSIEVQRESLAGPPYL; encoded by the exons ATGGCCGCAGCTGGACCAGCCATGCTGTTGCGAGAGGAGAATGGCTGTTGCAGCCGGCGTCAAAGCAGCTCCAGCGCAGGG GACTCTGATGGGGAGCGCGAGGACTCACCGGCTACGCGCGCTAGGCAGCAGCTGGAGGCGCTGCTCAACAAGACTATGCGCATTCGCATGACAGATGGACGGACACTGGTCGGTTGTTTCCTCTGCACCGACCGCGACTGCAATGTTATCCTGGGCTCGGCGCAGGAGTTCCTCAAGCCGTCGG ATTCCTTCTCTGCCGGGGAACCCCGTGTGCTGGGCCTGGCCATGGTACCTGGACACCACATCGTTTCTATTGAGGTGCAGAGAGAGAGCCTGGCGGGGCCTCCCTATCTCTGA
- the CYB5D1 gene encoding cytochrome b5 domain-containing protein 1 isoform X2 has product MPRRGLVAGPDFEYFQRRYFTPAEVAQHNHPEDLWVSYLGNVYDLTPLAQEYKGDLLLKPIVEVAGQDISHWFDPDTRDIRKHIDPLTGSLRYRTPWGRFLHVPPQLPRSDWANDFGKPWWQGSRYEVGRLSAKTRNIRIINTLTSQEHTLELHMEI; this is encoded by the exons ATGCCACGCCGGGGCCTAGTGGCCGGGCCAGACTTTGAGTATTTTCAGCGTCGCTATTTCACGCCGGCCGAGGTGGCCCAACATAACCACCCCGAAGACCTCTGGGTGTCTTACCTGGGAAACGTGTACGACCTAACACCATTGGCACAGGAATACAAGG GAGACCTGCTGCTGAAACCCATCGTGGAAGTTGCGGGCCAGGACATCAGTCACTGGTTTGATCCAGACACCAGAGAC ATCCGCAAGCACATAGATCCGCTGACCGGTTCCCTGAGATACCGCACCCCGTGGGGCCGCTTTCTGCACGTGCCGCCTCAGCTGCCCCGTTCGGACTGGGCCAACGATTTCGGGAAGCCTTGGTGGCAGGGGTCGCGTTACGAGGTGGGGCGGCTGTCCGCCAAGACCCGGAATATCCGCATCATTAACACGCTCACGTCGCAAGAGCACACTCTGGAG
- the TMEM88 gene encoding transmembrane protein 88: protein MADVPGAQRPVPGGGPEPRDPLDCWACAVLVTAQNLLVAAFNLLLLALVLGTILLPAVTMLGFGFLCHSQFLRSQAPPCTAHLRDPGFTALLVTGFLLLVPLLVLALASYRRLCLRLRLADCLVPYSRALYRRRRTPQPRQNRPSPGPQAVPTSGKVWV from the exons ATGGCGGATGTCCCCGGGGCGCAGCGACCGGTTCCCGGCGGCGGCCCAGAGCCCCGGGACCCCCTggactgctgggcctgcgctgTGCTGGTCACCGCCCAGAATCTGCTGGTGGCTGCCTTCAATCTTCTCCTGCTGGCGCTGGTGCTGGGGACCATCCTGCTGCCCGCTGTCACCATGCTAGGCTTTGGCTTCCTCTGCCACTCCCAG TTCTTGCGCTCCCAGGCACCCCCTTGCACCGCGCACCTGCGGGACCCGGGCTTCACAGCCCTGCTGGTCACCGGATTCCTGCTCCTCGTGCCGCTGCTCGTGCTTGCCCTGGCCAGCTACCGCCGCCTCTGCCTCCGCCTCCGCCTGGCCGATTGCCTCGTGCCTTACAGCCGAGCCCTCTATCGGCGCCGGCGCACCCCGCAGCCGCGGCAAAACCGGCCCTCGCCAGGGCCCCAGGCCGTTCCAACATCAGGAAAGGTCTGGGTCTGA
- the NAA38 gene encoding N-alpha-acetyltransferase 38, NatC auxiliary subunit isoform X1 has protein sequence MAVAAGVKAAPAQGLARVLGLRGRRGARWGDGGGTAAPGSLWASCERPAGCRELWFRGRAAAEAARSERLSRPAQDSDGEREDSPATRARQQLEALLNKTMRIRMTDGRTLVGCFLCTDRDCNVILGSAQEFLKPSDSFSAGEPRVLGLAMVPGHHIVSIEVQRESLAGPPYL, from the exons ATGGCTGTTGCAGCCGGCGTCAAAGCAGCTCCAGCGCAGGGGTTAGCTCGGGTTCTGGGATTGAGGGGCCGTCGGGGAGCAAGATGGGGGGACGGAGGGGGAACTGCAGCTCCCGGCAGCCTCTGGGCTTCGTGTGAGCGCCCCGCGGGCTGTCGGGAGCTGTGGTTCCGCGGGCGGGCAGCAGCCGAGGCGGCGCGGTCTGAGCGCCTGTCCCGCCCCGCTCAGGACTCTGATGGGGAGCGCGAGGACTCACCGGCTACGCGCGCTAGGCAGCAGCTGGAGGCGCTGCTCAACAAGACTATGCGCATTCGCATGACAGATGGACGGACACTGGTCGGTTGTTTCCTCTGCACCGACCGCGACTGCAATGTTATCCTGGGCTCGGCGCAGGAGTTCCTCAAGCCGTCGG ATTCCTTCTCTGCCGGGGAACCCCGTGTGCTGGGCCTGGCCATGGTACCTGGACACCACATCGTTTCTATTGAGGTGCAGAGAGAGAGCCTGGCGGGGCCTCCCTATCTCTGA
- the NAA38 gene encoding N-alpha-acetyltransferase 38, NatC auxiliary subunit isoform X2 → MAAAGPAMLLREENGCCSRRQSSSSAGDSDGEREDSPATRARQQLEALLNKTMRIRMTDGRTLVGCFLCTDRDCNVILGSAQEFLKPSGQCPGNAHPPDSFSAGEPRVLGLAMVPGHHIVSIEVQRESLAGPPYL, encoded by the exons ATGGCCGCAGCTGGACCAGCCATGCTGTTGCGAGAGGAGAATGGCTGTTGCAGCCGGCGTCAAAGCAGCTCCAGCGCAGGG GACTCTGATGGGGAGCGCGAGGACTCACCGGCTACGCGCGCTAGGCAGCAGCTGGAGGCGCTGCTCAACAAGACTATGCGCATTCGCATGACAGATGGACGGACACTGGTCGGTTGTTTCCTCTGCACCGACCGCGACTGCAATGTTATCCTGGGCTCGGCGCAGGAGTTCCTCAAGCCGTCGGGTCAGTGCCCGGGGAATGCACACCC TCCAGATTCCTTCTCTGCCGGGGAACCCCGTGTGCTGGGCCTGGCCATGGTACCTGGACACCACATCGTTTCTATTGAGGTGCAGAGAGAGAGCCTGGCGGGGCCTCCCTATCTCTGA
- the KDM6B gene encoding lysine-specific demethylase 6B — protein MHRAVDPAGARAAREAFALGGLSCAGAWSSCPPHPPPRSAWLPGGRCSASIGQPPLPAPLPPSHGSSSGHPNKPYYAPGTPTPRPLHGKLESLHGCVQALLREPAQPGLWEQLGQLYESEHDSEEAVRCYHSALRYGGSLAELGPRVGRLQQAQLWNFHAGSCQHRPKVLPPLEQVWNLLHLEHKRNYGAKRGGPPVKRAAEPPVVQPMPPAALSGPSGEEGLSPGGKRRRGCNSEQTGLPPGLPLPPPPLPPAPPPPGLATSPPFQLTKPGLWSTPHGDAWGPERKGSAPPERQEQRHSLPHPYPYPAPAYPVHPPGHRLVPAAPPGPRPPGAESHGCPPATRPPGSDLRESRVQRSRMDSSVSPAATTACVPYAPSRPPGPPGTTTSSSSSSSNPGLRGVEPSPGIPGADRYQTPALEVSSHQGRLGPSAHSSRKPFLAAPAATPHLSLPPGPSSPPPPPCPRLLRPPPPPAWLKGPACRAAREDGEILDELFFGAEGRPRPPPPPLPHREGFLGPPAPRFSVGTQDSHTPPAPPTTSSSNSGSHSSSPTGPVSFPTPSYLARSMDPLPRPPSPTLSPQDPPLAPLTLALPPAPPSSCHQNTSGSFRHPESPRPRVSFPKTPEGGPGPSPGPLNKAPQPVPPRVGELPARGPRLFDFPPTPLEDQFEEPAEFKILPDGLANIMKMLDESIRKEEEQQRHEAGVVPPPPLKEPFTSLQPPFPTDTAPATTAATAAAATTPATQEEEKKPPPALPPPPPLAKFPSPPQPPPTARAPPANPANLLKSLASVLEGQKYCYRGTGAAVPTRPGPLPTTQYSPGSSSGATAPPPTSAAPSAQGSPQPSASSSSQFSTSGGPWARERRAGEEPAPGPMTPAPPPPPLPLPPARSESEVLEEISRACETLVERVGRSTADPADPADTADRADSGTERLQPPAQAKEESGGVAAAARPGSSKRRQKEHRRHRRACKDSAGRRPREGRAKAKAKAPKEKSRRVLGNLDLQSEEIQGREKARPDLGGASKAKPPVAPGPPPVPAPSVQPTPAAAPVPGKKAREEAPGPLGVSRADMLKLRSLSEGPPKELKIRLIKVESGDKETFIASEVEERRLRMADLTISHCAADVVRASKNAKVKGKFRESYLSPAQSVKPKINSEEKLPREKLNPPTPSIYLESKRDAFSPVLLQFCTDPRNPITVIRGLAGSLRLNLGLFSTKTLVEASGEHTVEVRTQVQQPSDENWDLTGTRQIWPCESSRSHTTIAKYAQYQASSFQESLQEEKESEDEESEEPDSTTGTPPSSAPDPKNHHIIKFGTNIDLSDAKRWKPQLQELLKLPAFMRVTSTGNMLSHVGHTILGMNTVQLYMKVPGSRTPGHQENNNFCSVNINIGPGDCEWFAVHEHYWETISAFCDRHGVDYLTGSWWPILDDLYASNIPVYRFVQRPGDLVWINAGTVHWVQATGWCNNIAWNVGPLTAYQYQLALERYEWNEVKNVKSIVPMIHVSWNVARTVKISDPDLFKMIKFCLLQSMKHCQVQRESLVRAGKKIAYQGRVKDEPAYYCNECDVEVFNILFVTSENGSRNTYLVHCEACARRRSAGLQGVVVLEQYRTEELAQAYDAFTLAPASTSR, from the exons ATGCATCGGGCAGTGGACCCTGCAGGGGCCCGCGCTGCACGGGAAGCCTTTGCCCTTGGGGGCTTGAGCTGTGCTGGGGCCTGGAGCTCCTGCCCGCCCCATCCCCCTCCTCGGAGCGCATGGCTGCCTGGAGGCAG GTGCTCTGCCAGCATCGGGCAGCCCCCACTCCCTGCTCCCCTACCTCCTTCACACGGCAGTAGCTCTGGCCACCCCAACAAACCGTATTATGCTCCAGG GACACCCACCCCAAGACCCCTCCATGGGAAGCTGGAATCCCTGCATGGCTGTGTGCAGGCATTGCTCCGGGAGCCGGCCCAGCCGGGGCTGTGGGAGCAGCTTGGGCAGCTGTACGAGTCCGAGCACGACAGTGAGGAGGCTGTACGCTGCTACCACAGCGCCCTTCGATACGGAGGAAGCTTGGCTGAGCTGGGGCCCCGCGTCGGCCGACTACAGCAG gcccagCTCTGGAACTTTCATGCCGGCTCCTGCCAGCACCGACCCAAGGTCCTGCCTCCCCTGGAGCAAGTGTGGAACTTGTTGCACCTTGAG CACAAACGGAACTATGGGGCCAAGCGGGGGGGTCCCCCGGTGAAGCGGGCCGCCGAACCCCCGGTGGTGCAGCCTATGCCTCCTGCAGCACTCTCAGGCCCCTCGGGGGAGGAGGGCCTCAGCCCTGGAGGCAAACGCAGGAGAGGCTGCAACTCTGAGCAG ACTGGCCTTCCCCCAGGGCTGCCGCTGCCTCCGCCACCAttacccccagccccacccccgcctGGCCTAGCCACCAGTCCTCCATTCCAGCTGACCAAGCCAGGGCTGTGGAGTACCCCGCATGGAGATGCATGGGGCCCCGAGCGCAAGGGTTCAGCACCCCCAGAGCGCCAG GAGCAGCGGCACTCGCTGCCTCACCCATATCCATACCCAGCTCCGGCCTACCCTGTGCACCCCCCCGGCCACCGGCTGGTCCCGGCTGCACCCCCaggcccccgccccccaggagcAGAGAGCCATGGCTGCCCGCCTGCCACCCGTCCCCCCGGAAGTGACCTTAGAGAGAGCAGAGTTCAGAGGTCGCGGATGGACTCCAGCGTTTCACCAGCAGCAACCACCGCCTGCGTGCCTTACGCCCCTTCCCGGCCCCCTGGCCCCCCCggcaccaccaccagcagcagtagcagcagcagcaacccTGGTCTCCGGGGCGTGGAGCCGAGCCCAGGCATT CCCGGTGCTGACCGTTACCAAACTCCCGCGCTGGAGGTCTCCTCTCACCAAGGCCGCCTTGGGCCCTCAGCACACAGTAGTCGGAAACCATTCCTGGCGGCTCCTGCTGCCACTCCCCACCTGTCCCTGCCACCTggcccctcctcacctccccctcccccttgtccCCGCCTCTTACGCCCTCCACCCCCCCCTGCCTGGCTGAAGGGCCCAGCCTGCCGAGCAGCCCGTGAGGATGGAGAGATCTTAGACGAGCTCTTCTTCGGGGCTGAGGGacgcccccgccctcccccgccacccctcccccaccgcgAGGGCTTCTTGGGACCTCCGGCCCCCCGCTTTTCTGTGGGCACTCAGGATTCGCACACCCCTCCCGCTCCCCCAAccaccagcagcagcaacagTGGCAGCCACAGCAGCAGCCCTACTGGGCCTGTGTCCTTCCCTACACCTTCCTATTTGGCCAGAAGTATGgacccccttccccgcccccccagcccAACACTGAGCCCCCAGGACCCACCTCTTGCACCCCTGACTCTTGccctgcctccagcccctccctcctcttgccACCAGAATACCTCAGGAAGCTTCAGGCACCCGGAGAGCCCTCGGCCCAGGGTCTCCTTCCCAAAGACCCCCGAGGGGGGGCCGGGGCCATCCCCAGGCCCCCTGAATAAAGCCCCCCAGCCTGTGCCGCCCAGGGTTGGGGAGCTGCCTGCCCGAGGCCCTCGACTCTTTGATTTCCCCCCTACCCCACTGGAGGACCAGTTTGAGGAGCCAGCTGAATTCAAGATCCTACCTGATGGGCTGGCCAACATCATGAAGATGCTGGATGAATCCATTCGCAAGGAGGAGGAGCAGCAACGACACGAGGCAGGCGTGGTCCCCCCGCCTCCTCTGAAGGAGCCCTTTACATCTCTGCAGCCTCCATTCCCCACTGACACAGCCCCAGCCACCACTGCTGCCACCGCCGCTGCCGCCACCACCCCGGCCacccaggaagaggagaagaagccACCACCAGCCCTGCCACCACCGCCGCCTCTAGCCAAGTTCCCGTCACCACCCCAGCCACCGCCAACTGCGCGAGCCCCACCAGCCAACCCGGCCAACCTGCTCAAGTCCTTGGCCTCCGTGCTGGAAGGACAAAAGTACTGTTACCGGGGGACTGGAGCAGCTGTTCCCACCCGGCCTGGGCCCTTGCCCACCACTCAGTATTCCCCCGGTTCCTCTTCAGGTGCTACCGCCCCACCGCCCACCTCCGCGGCCCCGAGCGCCCAGGGCTCCCCACAGCCCTCCGCTTCCTCGTCATCTCAGTTCTCTACCTCAGGCGGGCCCTGGGCCCGGGAGCGCAGGGCGGGCGAAGAGCCAGCCCCGGGCCCCATGACCCccgcacccccgcccccacccctgccgcTGCCCCCTGCTCGTTCTGAGTCTGAGGTGCTAGAAGAGATAAGTCGGGCCTGTGAGACCCTTGTGGAGCGGGTGGGCCGGAGCACCGCAGACCCGGCCGACCCAGCGGACACGGCAGATCGAGCGGACAGCGGGACTGAGCGACTGCAGCCCCCAGCTCAGGCCAAGGAGGAGAGCGGTGGGGTGGCGGCCGCGGCACGACCAGGGAGCAGCAAGAGGCGGCAGAAGGAGCACCGGCGGCACCGGCGGGCCTGTAAGGACAGTGCGGGTCGGCGGCCCCGGGAGGGCAGggccaaggccaaggccaagGCCCCCAAAGAAAAGAGCCGCCGAGTGCTGGGGAACCTGGACCTGCAGAGTGAGGAGATCCAGGGTCGTGAGAAGGCCCGGCCGGATCTGGGCGGGGCCTCCAAGGCCAAGCCGCCCGTAGCTCCGGGCCCTCCGCCAGTTCCTGCACCCTCTGTCCAGCCCACACCCGCGGCAGCCCCTGTCCCTGGGAAGAAGGCTCGGGAGGAAGCTCCGGGGCCACTGGGTGTCAGCCGGGCTGACATGCTGAAGCTGCGCTCACTTAGTGAAGGGCCCCCCAAGGAGCTGAAGATCCGGCTCATCAAAGTAGAAAGTGGTGACAAGGAGACCTTCATCGCCTCGGAGGTGGAAGAGCGGAGGCTGCGGATGGCAGACCTCACCATCAGCCACTGTGCTGCCGACGTCGTGAGGGCCAGCAA GAATGCCAAGGTGAAAGGGAAGTTTCGAGAGTCCTACCTTTCCCCTGCACAGTCTGTGAAACCGAAGATCAACTCGGAGGAGAAGCTGCCCCGGGAAAAACTGAACCCGCCCACACCCAGCATCTAT CTGGAGAGTAAACGGGATGCCTTCTCGCCGGTGCTGCTGCAGTTCTGTACAGACCCTCGAAATCCCATCACCGTGATCCGGGGCCTGGCAGGCTCCCTGCGGCTCA ACTTGGGCCTCTTCTCCACCAAGACGCTGGTGGAGGCCAGTGGTGAGCACACGGTGGAGGTGCGCACCCAGGTGCAGCAGCCCTCAGATGAGAACTGGGACCTGACAGGCACGCGACAGATCTGGCCCTGCGAAAGCTCCCGTTCCCACACCACCATTGCCAAGTACGCGCAGTACCAGGCCTCATCCTTCCAAGAGTCCCTGCAG gaggagaaggagagtgaGGACGAGGAGTCCGAGGAGCCGGACAGCACCACGGGAACCCCTCCTAG CAGCGCACCGGATCCGAAGAACCATCACATCATCAAGTTTGGCACCAACATCGACCTGTCCGATGCCAAGCG GTGGAAGCcccagctgcaggagctgctgaaGCTGCCCGCCTTCATGCGGGTAACCTCCACGGGCAACATGCTGAGCCACGTGGGCCACACCATCCTGGGCATGAACACAGTGCAGCTGTACATGAAGGTCCCAGGCAGCCGAACGCCAG GCCATCAGGAGAACAACAACTTCTGCTCGGTCAACATCAATATTGGCCCAGGAGACTGCGAGTGGTTCGCGGTGCACGAGCACTACTGGGAGACCATCAGCGCTTTCTGCGACCG GCATGGCGTGGACTACCTGACGGGTTCCTGGTGGCCAATCCTGGATGACCTCTATGCTTCCAACATCCCTGTGTACCGCTTCGTGCAGCGCCCCGGAGACCTTGTGTGGATTAATGCGGGGACCGTGCACTGGGTGCAGGCCACCGGCTGGTGCAACAACATCGCCTGGAACGTGGGGCCCCTCACCg CCTATCAGTACCAGCTGGCCCTGGAACGATACGAGTGGAACGAGGTGAAGAACGTCAAATCCATCGTGCCCATGATTCACGTGTCCTGGAACGTGGCTCGCACGGTCAAAATCAGCGACCCCGACTTGTTCAAGATGATCAA GTTCTGCCTCCTGCAGTCCATGAAGCACTGCCAGGTGCAGCGGGAGAGCCTGGTGCGGGCCGGGAAGAAAATCGCCTACCAGGGCCGGGTCAAGGACGAGCCCGCCTACTACTGCAACGAGTGCGAC GTGGAGGTGTTCAACATCCTGTTCGTGACGAGTGAGAACGGCAGCCGCAACACGTACCTGGTGCACTGCGAGGCCTGTGCGCGGCGCCGCAGCGCAGGCCTGCAGGGCGTGGTGGTGCTGGAGCAGTACCGCACGGAGGAGCTGGCGCAGGCCTACGACGCCTTCACGCTG GCCCCGGCCAGCACGTCGCGATGA